A single Tenacibaculum sp. 190524A02b DNA region contains:
- a CDS encoding GbsR/MarR family transcriptional regulator: MKLEDAKIKYIHTWGSLATSWGINKTMAQVHALLLTSTKPLSADEIMEALKISRGNVNMNVRALIDWGIVRKEFITGERKEFFVADKDIWELFKQVTKERKKREIEPVLKVLAELQEEVKEDSEDAVQFKKLMEDLSSVTNTVNGILDKAIKADEHWLLSNFTKMIKK; the protein is encoded by the coding sequence ATGAAATTAGAAGACGCTAAAATAAAATATATTCATACTTGGGGTAGTTTGGCTACTAGTTGGGGAATTAATAAAACCATGGCACAAGTGCATGCATTATTATTAACATCAACGAAGCCACTTTCTGCCGATGAAATTATGGAAGCATTAAAAATTTCAAGAGGAAATGTAAACATGAACGTTCGTGCTTTGATAGATTGGGGGATTGTAAGAAAGGAATTTATAACAGGAGAGCGTAAGGAGTTTTTTGTAGCGGATAAAGATATTTGGGAATTGTTTAAACAAGTTACCAAGGAACGAAAGAAACGAGAGATTGAACCTGTGCTTAAAGTGTTGGCTGAACTCCAAGAAGAAGTAAAGGAAGATTCAGAAGATGCAGTACAGTTTAAAAAATTAATGGAAGATTTATCTTCAGTTACTAATACGGTAAACGGTATTTTAGATAAGGCTATCAAAGCAGATGAACATTGGTTATTATCTAATTTCACAAAAATGATTAAAAAGTAA
- a CDS encoding pyridoxamine 5'-phosphate oxidase family protein produces the protein MIIDLQKNWVSIKEHFKKSRNENMFVSIASVNANNEPTVTPIGSLFLNDNQTGFYFEKFAAKLKSNCQTNKKICILAVNNNKWFWIKSLFTGEFSSYPGIKLYGELGEKRKALPKEEQAMQRRVRTAKMLKGHDYLWKEMCQIREIKFTKAEKINLGRMTKDL, from the coding sequence ATGATAATAGACTTACAAAAAAACTGGGTATCGATAAAGGAGCATTTTAAAAAAAGTAGAAATGAAAATATGTTTGTTTCCATAGCTTCTGTAAATGCTAATAATGAGCCAACAGTTACGCCAATAGGTTCACTTTTTTTAAATGACAATCAAACAGGATTTTATTTTGAAAAATTTGCTGCGAAACTAAAATCAAACTGTCAAACCAATAAAAAAATATGCATTCTGGCAGTAAATAATAATAAATGGTTTTGGATAAAGTCATTATTCACAGGTGAATTTTCTAGTTATCCGGGGATAAAATTATATGGCGAGTTAGGAGAAAAAAGAAAAGCTTTACCTAAAGAAGAACAGGCAATGCAAAGAAGAGTGAGAACTGCAAAAATGCTAAAAGGTCATGATTATTTATGGAAAGAAATGTGTCAAATAAGAGAAATAAAATTTACAAAAGCAGAAAAAATAAATCTAGGTAGAATGACCAAAGATTTATAG
- a CDS encoding DCC1-like thiol-disulfide oxidoreductase family protein, giving the protein MNTLENHTLLYDKECPLCNFYTAVFIRANMLDKNGRQPFNQLKSLKIKNIDVQRATNEIALVDTKTNKVIYGIDSLLKVIGNSFPLVEKIGNVKPIYFLLQKLYSFISYNRKVIIPAELKKKEELVCEPDFNVKYRLLFIVLSIGITFYSLRYFSPLIKNLPSLSLTGEFLLAIGQIVFQSLFFLGKNTKKTINYIGNLMTVSLFGSLGLLQLILLNAIITLPQFIVLSSFFGIVSFMFFEHKRRLKLLELPSYLSYTWILYRIIVLLILLNI; this is encoded by the coding sequence ATGAATACGCTAGAAAATCATACACTTTTATACGATAAAGAATGCCCATTATGTAATTTTTATACGGCTGTTTTTATACGTGCTAACATGTTAGATAAAAATGGTAGACAGCCATTTAATCAGTTAAAATCTTTGAAAATTAAAAATATAGATGTTCAAAGAGCTACTAATGAAATAGCTTTGGTGGATACAAAAACAAACAAAGTTATTTATGGTATTGATAGCTTACTTAAGGTAATAGGAAACTCATTTCCCTTAGTGGAAAAAATAGGAAATGTTAAACCAATTTATTTTTTACTTCAAAAGTTATATTCCTTTATTTCCTACAACCGAAAAGTAATTATTCCAGCTGAATTAAAGAAAAAAGAAGAATTAGTATGTGAACCTGATTTTAATGTCAAATATAGATTGTTATTTATTGTTCTGAGTATAGGAATAACTTTTTATTCATTAAGATATTTTTCGCCTTTAATAAAAAACTTACCAAGTCTAAGTTTAACAGGAGAGTTTTTATTAGCCATAGGTCAAATAGTTTTTCAATCCTTATTCTTTCTAGGGAAAAACACTAAAAAAACAATTAATTATATAGGAAATTTAATGACGGTTTCGTTATTTGGAAGCTTAGGTTTACTACAATTAATACTTTTAAATGCTATCATAACATTGCCACAGTTTATTGTTTTAAGCTCATTTTTTGGAATCGTAAGTTTTATGTTTTTTGAACATAAAAGAAGGTTGAAATTATTGGAGCTACCAAGTTATTTAAGTTATACATGGATTCTTTATAGAATTATAGTCTTATTAATTCTTTTAAATATATAA
- a CDS encoding TIGR01777 family oxidoreductase, with product MKIVIAGGTGYLGELLTEYYKKEKENQIYILSRKQKLNVDNVYYLQWDGVSKGYWTSILNHADVLINLTGKSVNCRYTQKNKAAIYNSRLKSTALLCEVVQDLAFPPKVFIQSSSATIYRYSEDKIMTESKGEIGIDFSMDVCKKWEEVFNSYHLPKTKKIITRTSIVLGNNGGAFPIMKQMTKLGLGGKQGKGNQYISWVTEEDYIRAIDFLIYQESGVYNVCVPNPIQNKKFQKELQCKLKIPFGFSSPSWLLKIGAQLIGTETELLLKSRNVYPEKLLKLGFTFTTKTFQELKL from the coding sequence ATGAAAATAGTAATCGCTGGAGGCACTGGATATTTGGGAGAGTTGCTTACTGAATATTATAAAAAAGAAAAAGAAAATCAAATTTACATTTTAAGCCGAAAACAAAAATTAAATGTAGATAATGTGTATTATTTACAATGGGATGGCGTATCTAAAGGTTATTGGACATCAATTTTGAATCATGCAGATGTACTTATTAATTTAACAGGAAAATCTGTTAATTGCAGATATACTCAAAAAAACAAAGCTGCAATTTATAATAGTAGGTTAAAAAGTACAGCCTTATTATGTGAAGTTGTTCAAGACTTAGCGTTTCCGCCAAAAGTATTTATCCAGTCCTCTTCAGCGACTATTTATAGGTATTCAGAAGATAAAATTATGACAGAATCTAAAGGAGAAATTGGTATAGACTTCTCTATGGACGTGTGTAAAAAATGGGAAGAAGTATTTAATAGTTATCATTTACCTAAAACAAAGAAAATAATAACAAGAACCTCTATTGTGTTAGGAAATAATGGAGGTGCTTTTCCAATAATGAAACAAATGACAAAATTAGGACTAGGAGGGAAGCAAGGAAAAGGAAATCAGTATATAAGTTGGGTGACAGAAGAGGATTATATAAGAGCTATTGACTTTTTAATATACCAAGAGTCTGGTGTTTATAATGTTTGTGTACCAAATCCTATTCAAAATAAAAAGTTTCAAAAAGAATTACAATGCAAGCTAAAAATACCATTCGGATTTTCTAGTCCAAGTTGGTTGTTAAAAATAGGAGCCCAATTAATAGGAACAGAAACAGAATTGTTATTAAAAAGTAGAAATGTATATCCAGAAAAATTACTGAAACTAGGATTTACATTTACCACTAAAACATTTCAAGAATTAAAACTATAA